In Cutaneotrichosporon cavernicola HIS019 DNA, chromosome: 1, one DNA window encodes the following:
- a CDS encoding uncharacterized protein (Fungal specific transcription factor domain) has translation MQGSGSRKTSHRRLTAGSSSSEHLTPTSEIAETAYLPTTTLDPSSSSRKVTPPYTKRKGKDDKSAGKDMRRSCAECRRLKAKCDRVFPCSNCRRRGCALICPDGDLGCMQGKRLVLASTEQLHERIAQLETALSQAHSKVASVPHPLLAPEFLDGGFALQAPPSTSSRQVSVPQEGDSLEGVALSEELAHGSDVDYVTGAATTSGFLPADFRPDTAPRAVVMSRLRTILNTLPSRQRAREIADRFFLESEWFNFILRREEYDALYEPSVYAPTERNPLSLHKLACVLMVCTLQMYLDPTRDFDAVDGKVALYWDAAQKCFDTRCGWAASVPGVQALALMTWFVNFAAKGGGDTGTGTSSLYWLRRMTAACQELQLNKEPHPSLPICEANFHRRIFWEATVLDCVVAPSFHHYTDISVEQIEVRYPSDVPQWAIMRYEYIRTVSYPAIDLGLRSDSNPTSSHEIRGLEELFMHYSPEAQPAIHCPYLIGEALPELNSSPAFDVSAIQRSSVSMTLFQSYMIVYKASLRRIVKRIRTDPDVELSSFDRHIVMRAFETSQKIIRLARYTHRTMPRIAGRYTSLWAKLFGATVTIAAAAIWCGTHMSPSFVGQVVVELNDIAHLAAEATGVNASSDRPQAVREIVPVFQSMIIGRYPQVVGDDLSRITTNMAREDMLFALLGGVVDGVNVMQSSVDWSSAIAALPSVTSASASTSASASGLAPHMNAQMTAHMFDSPRMFESPRRDISPALLHTPGHEGVPGTASPFPGTGTASPFAFGGQGYFDNPTGVSPHQVSPPQGSAGLMPQSVFADTLMEPPTTAGGVGIELRNRLQAMYTPNPWWGVSNNPTGQYVSGSVSTASPPASLSTGMSMGLPDSRRTSSPYPVRMPTVSPTPAVPRVMSVPVPVPMPQFQPPLPGSERPSPSMFHE, from the exons ATGCAGGGCAGCGGTTCGCGCAAAACctcccaccgccgcctcacCGCTGGTTCGAGCTCCTCGGAGCACCTTACGCCCACCTCCGAGATTGCCGAAACAGCCTACCTCCCCACTACCACGCTTGACCCCAGCTCGTCTAGCCGCAAGGTGACTCCACCATATACCAAGAGGAAGGGAAAAGACGACAAGTCAGCTGGAAAAGACATGCGCCGAAGCTGTGCAGAGTGTCGTcgcctcaaggccaagtgTGATCGTGTCTTCCCTTGCTCCAActgccgtcgtcgtggaTGTGCACTCATCTGCCCTGATGGCGACCTCGGGTGCATGCAAGgcaagcgcctcgtcctggCTTCAACAGAACAGCTCCACGAACGA ATTGCTCAACTTGAGACGGCACTTTCCCAGGCCCATAGCAAGGTCGCGTCCGTACCCCACCCGTTACTGGCCCCCGAATTTCTCGATGGTGGCTTTGCTTTGCAAGCACCACCATCCACTTCGTCACGCCAAGTCTCGGTGCCACAAGAAGGCGACAGCCTCGAAGGAGTAGCACTCTCTGAAGAACTAGCGCATGGCTCGGATGTCGACTATGTCACTGGTGCAGCGACAACATCCGGATTTTTGCCAGCAGATTTCCGCCCCGACACCGCACCCCGCGCCGTGGTCATGTCCCGCCTGCGGACCATCCTCAACACTCTGCCATCACGCCAGAGAGCACGAGAGATTGCCGATCGCTTCTTCCTCGAGTCTGAGTGGTTTAATTTTATCCTCCGCAGGGAAGAGTATGACGCTCTGTACGAGCCATCGGTATACGCTCCCACAGAGCGGAACCCTCTGAGCCTGCACAAGCTTGCGTGTGTGCTCATGGTCTGCACACTGCAAATGTACCTGGACCCCACGCGTGACTTTGACGCGGTTGACGGAAAGGTGGCCCTGTACTGGGATGCGGCACAAAAGTGCTTTGACACGCGTTGTGGTTGGGCCGCCAGCGTACCTGGTGTGCAGGCGCTCGCTCTCATGACTTGGTTTGTCAACTTTGCCGCAAAGGGTGGAGGCGACACTGGAACAGGGACCTCAAGCCTCTATTGGCTTCGGAGGATGACAGCCGCGTGTCAGGAGCTCCAGCTCAACAAGGAGCCACACCCCAGCCTGCCCATTTGCGAGGCAAACTTCCACCGCAGGATCTTCTGGGAGGCAACCGTGCTCGATTGCGTCGTGGCACCCAGTTTCCACCATTATACAGACATCTCGGTCGAGCAGATTGAGGTGCGCTACCCGTCCGACGTCCCCCAATGGGCAATCATGCGCTACGAGTACATCCGCACCGTGTCGTACCCTGCCATTGACCTGGGTCTGCGATCAGACTCGAACCCGACGTCGTCGCATGAGAtccgcggcctcgaggagctctTTATGCACTACTCACCCGAGGCACAGCCGGCCATCCACTGCCCATACCTCATCGGCGAGGCCCTCCCAGAGCTCAACTCTAGTCCCGCCTTTGACGTGTCTGCCATTCAGCGCTCGTCCGTCAGCATGACGCTGTTCCAGAGCTACA TGATCGTGTACAAGGCTAGCCTACGCCGGATCGTTAAGCGGATCCGCACCGACCCAGACGTCGAGCTGTCCTCGTTTGACCGCCACATTGTCATGCGTGCATTCGAGACATCGCAGAAGATTatccgcctcgcccgctATACCCACCGCACCATGCCCCGCATCGCTGGACGCTACACTTCATTGTGGGCCAAGCTCTTCGGTGCCACGGTCACAATCGCCGCGGCTGCCATCTGGTGCGGTACACACATGTCGCCCTCCTTTGTCGGGCAGGTAGTTGTCGAGCTCAACGACATTGCACAcctcgctgccgaggcGACGGGAGTCAACGCGAGCTCTGACCGCCCACAGGCCGTCCGCGAGATCGTCCCCGTGTTCCAGAGCATGATCATTGGGCGCTACCCCCAAGTTGTGGGCGACGACCTGTCCCGCATCACGACCAAcatggcgcgcgaggacatGCTTttcgctctcctcggcgggGTTGTTGACGGCGTGAATGTCATGCAGAGCTCGGTCGACTGGAGCTCGGCTATTGCAGCACTTCCCAGCGTCACTTCTGCCTCAGCTTCAacctcagcctcagcctcgggATTGGCGCCACACATGAATGCACAAATGACTGCGCACATGTTCGACTCGCCGCGCATGTTCGAGTCACCACGACGCGACATCTCGCCagccctcctccacacACCAGGACACGAGGGTGTCCCCGGAACGGCCTCTCCGTTCCCCGGCACCGGCACGGCCTCGCCTTTCGCCTTTGGTGGCCAGGGTTACTTTGACAACCCGACTGGCGTTTCGCCACACCAGGTATCGCCTCCCCAAGGCTCGGCGGGCCTCATGCCCCAATCCGTATTTGCCGATACGTTGATGGAACCACCTACAACcgcgggcggcgtgggcaTTGAACTCCGCAACAGACTCCAGGCAATGTACACGCCCAACCCGTGGTGGGGCGTCAGCAACAACCCTACTGGCCAATACGTTTCTGGCTCGGTATCGACCGCATCTCCCCCAGCAAGCCTGAGCACAGGCATGAGTATGGGCTTACCCGACTCGCGAcgcaccagctcgccaTACCCCGTCCGCATGCCAACTGTATCGCCCACACCGGCCGTGCCGCGCGTGATGAGCGTCCCCGTCCCAGTACCCATGCCACAATTCCAGCCACCCCTGCCCGGCTCTGAGAGGCCGTCGCCATCCATGTTCCACGAGTAG
- the HOM2 gene encoding uncharacterized protein (Semialdehyde dehydrogenase, NAD binding domain) — MAPQQPINVGILGATGTVGQRFIELLAPHPYFKIHALGASHRSAGKEYAQVTKWKLAIPIPESVRKMIVQPCEVGPFKECGIVFSGLDQDVAGDIEAAFRAAELVVFSNAKNYRRDPMVPLMVPLVNPEHFAVVRYQQSQLGLKKGYILCNANCSTTAIVVPLKALEVKFGPLKRVMATTLQAISGAGYPGVSSLDILDNVVPYIGGEEEKIEWETSKILGGLLPNDTGFDLHAKNPLKVSAACNRVPVIDGHLACVSVEFAAENKPSIDEVRAAFAGYTTEAQTLGCPSAPPQAIVLHDAPDRPQPRLDRDLHAGACVSVGRVRECNLFDVKFVCLLDNVRLGAATSSVMNAELAVEKGFL, encoded by the exons ATGGCACCCCAGCAGCCCATCAACGTCGGTATCCTCGGTGCCACGGGCACCGTCGGCCAGCG cttcatcgagctcctcgcACCCCACCCCTACTTTAAAATCcatgcgctcggcgcgtcCCACCGCTCGGCGGGCAAGGAGTACGCCCAGGTGACCAAGTGGAAGCTTgccatccccatccccgaGAGCGTGCGCAAGATGATCGTTCAGCCGTGCGAGGTCGGCCCTTTCAAGGAGTGTGGTATCGTCTTCTCGGGCCTCGACCAGGACGTTGCCGGCGACATTGAGGCGGCGTTCCGCGCGGCcgaactcgtcgtcttctccAACGCCAAAAACTACCGCCGCGACCCCATGGTGCCTCTCATGGTTCCCCTCGTCAACCCCGAGCACTTTGCTGTCGTGCGGTACCAGCAGtcgcagctcggcctcaagAAGGGCTACATCCTCTGCAACGCCAactgctcgacgacggccaTTGTCGTTCCCCTCAAGGCACTCGAGGTCAAGTTTGGCCCCCTGAAGCGCGTCATGGCTACCACGCTCCAGGCCATCTCGGGTGCGGGATACCCCGGTGTCTCGTCGCTCGATATCCTTGACAACGTCGTGCCCTACattggcggcgaggaggagaagattgAGTGGGAGACGAGCAAGAttctcggcggcctccttcCCAACGACACCGGCTTCGACCTCCACGCTAAGAACCCTCTCAAGGTCAGCGCGGCGTGCAACCGCGTCCCTGTCATTGACGGACACCTCGCCTGTGTTTCGGTCGAGTTCGCCGCCGAGAACAAGCCTagcatcgacgaggtccGTGCCGCGTTCGCCGGGTACACGACCGAGGCCCAGACGTTGGGCTGCCCCTCGGCTCCTCCCCAGGCTATTGTCCTCCACGACGCTCCTGACCGCCCACAGCcccgcctcgaccgcgacctGCACGCCGGCGCGTGTGTCTCGGTCGGCCGTGTGCGCGAGTGCAACCTCTTTGACGTCAAGTTTGTTTGTCTCCTTGACAATGTGCGTctcggcgccgccaccagctCGGTCATgaacgccgagctcgctgtCGAGAAGGGCTTCCTCTAG
- a CDS encoding uncharacterized protein (Cornichon protein) produces MGGEGWLFLFSVIMAAVLLFTMVFFIIMFSDLECDYINPIDLCNKLNQFVLPEMIAHAFLTLLFLLSGQWIAFLLNAPLVAFNVNKIMGKNHMYDATEIFRTLSGHKKESFIKLGFYLISFFYYLYRMILALISESD; encoded by the exons ATGGGTGGCGAAG GATGGCTGTTCCTCTTCTCGGTCATTATGGCCGCTGTGCTCCTGTTCACCATGGTCTTCTTT ATCATCATGTTCTCTGATCTCGAGTGCG ACTACATCAACCCCATCGACCTCTGCAACAAGCTCAACCAA TTTGTCCTCCCCGAGATGATCGCCCACGCTTTCCTGaccctcctcttcctcctctcgggGCAGTGGATTGCGTTCCTCCTCAATGCGCCCCTCGTCGCTTTCAACGTCAACAA GATTATGGGGAAGAATCACATGTACGACGCGACAGAGATCTTCCGTACACTTTCGGGCCACAAGAAGGAGAGCTTTATCAAGCTCGGTTTCTACCtcatctccttcttctACTACCTCTACCG CATgatcctcgccctcattTCCG AGAGCGACTAG